One Hevea brasiliensis isolate MT/VB/25A 57/8 chromosome 6, ASM3005281v1, whole genome shotgun sequence genomic window, GCAAGAGAAAAATGAGCTTCTCTTTCAAGAATTTGGTGTCAACTACAAAAAACTTCCTGAGATGTTCCGTCAAGGATCTTGTGTTTTCATGACACAGGTGATATATCTCCATTCTCTTTTAAGTATAATTATGGTTCTAATGCACACATattctatttcatttttattggAGTGTTGTCAAGGATATTTTACATTTTGAATATATTATTTTCAAATTGTCATGGGAAATTCGAAATCCCTATTGTTTTGGGATTTGTTGAAGAAAGAATGATTTATTTCACAACATTCCCATGCAATATCAAAATGAAGGGATGGAATCTTGCTATCAGATATCTCCAATTATTACTTGTCCTAAAAGATCAATGTCGACTTTGTTGACAATCTTGCATAGATATCTGTACAAAAGTAGCCATCTTCTTGTTATATCCATTGAAAAATTGATGCTATTTGGATGTTCCCTAAGACACTTACAATATTTGTTTTTGGCATTAAAATGTTAAACATATATTCTTCACTTTTGTAATGCATGTAATACTTCCTATATACTACTGAATATGTTCAGCCTCATTTGGTATGAGGAAAGTGGTGAAAGTTTTAGACAGATTGGCTATGCatttcaattctctgtgaagatcAAAATCCCATGCTAATCTTTTGGTTGGCCAACAATTTGACAATAAGTGCCCTTTAATTCTATATATAAGAATTGGCTTTCATTTGattctttataaattgaaataaatgCATTTTTAAGAATCAAAAGAAGTTGATAATTAATTTCATAATTGCTTTAGGTCTATCTTATATATGACATTAACTTTTTAAGCTAATATCTTTGTTGGAATACTACAGGAGGAAGATATTGCGAAGTATAGTGAGAACGGTACTCCTGTCAAAAGACTACGGAGAAAGGCAAGAATACTCCATTCAGAGAACATCGCTGGGAGAAGCTTTTGGAATGTGCACCAAAATCTTCTTAAGCAGCTAGGTTGTTTTGCAGAAGACATTGGTAAAATTAACCCTGATTACATTAGGTCTTTCCTATTTGAAAACAAACTGATGCCCTCTACTTGGATTGTGATTAGAATTGATGGATGCCATTTTCACAGGTAAAGTCTGGCAATATTGTCAATTGTTCTTGTTGGAGCAATTATTTTTTCTTTCCAATAGCCTCAATGCAATAGCAGTTCTGCTTTTctgaaaataaatgaaaaacaaATCATTCAGTTCTTTtggaagttttagaattttttgtAGCCTACGTTTATGTAACTTATAGATTATAAGTTATAACTCAGGAAATTGCAATCCCTTGATTAGGTTTTTTAACCAATGGATAATGCGTAACCAGGCATATCTAAGTCGCAGGCATAAATTCCTTGTATCCATGCTTCTTGCTTTCACTGTACATGCAAATTTTATTGCAACTTCAAGTTAGTATGAGTTATCTCTAAACACAACAGACCATGATGTTGTCAACTGTCAAGTCTGATGCATGATTTCTTTTTGCTTTCCTAGCTACCTTGCCAGGAAATAATTCAGTTTTGTTGTTTGTGGTAGATTTTGTGATGTTCATGCATTTGAGAAGCCCAATGATGTGCAAGCTCTGAACCTTATGAATTCATGTGCAGTGGCTGTTTTAGAAGAGTTTCAAGATGTTATTTTTTCTTATGGTGTTAGTGATGAGTACAGGTAGCAGATTTGTGTTCCTTACTTTGATGTCTTGAATCTGTATTTGGACCTGCAAGTTCAGTATTCACATGTTTAGTTGTATAATTTTCAGCTTTGTTTTGAAGAAGGATTCTAAATTTTTGCAGAGGCAAGCCAGGTATTTCTTTAACCCTAGTGAGCTTAATAACTGCAATGCCCAGCtctccttttctattacacatggcACATGCATGGCTGAAGGGTCTAAGTTGTCTATGTAGCCATTGCATCCTGATATGTTACTTGAACTTCGGCTTCCACTGCACATAGTCCTCCTGACCTATTTTTGATATATTATTCATTCTCAATTCTGCTTGTGCAGTGGTATCGTTTCTGCCATCGTTTCATTCTTCTCCTCAATGTATGTGATGAATTGGAAATCTTTCTTCCCGCAGAAAGAACTCAAGTATACTCCCTCCTTTGATGGAAGGGCTATATGCTATCCATCATCTGAGATTCTTCGAGATTATCTTGCTTGGAGACAAGTTGATTGTGAGTAAtattaactaaatttattaatttgcaTAAGTGTTCTAGACTAGTACTTTTTTGACCTATAACAGTCTACATACTGGTTTTATCGAGGTTTGAGTTGCATATTGGATGCTATTTGAATGATTCATTACTGGCATTGGGCCTTGAGTTTTAAGCTGTCTAGCATTGAATTTGTTCTTTTTAACATGACTTGAAGGCCAATATCAGTATAATAATCTTCCATTCGCTCTTGAGATTGCAGGCCACATCAACAATCAATACAATACTTGTTTTTGGGCACTTGTTAAGTCTGGAAAAAGTAAAAGTGATGCACAAAATACTTTAAAGGTTTCGTCCTCTACCTCTCTCTTCATCTCCTTTTATTAAATGCCCTATGCTTGTTAATCATAGTTTTGGCATTGATGTTTACAATTTTCTTGGGGAGGCAATCACTAGATAAATCAGCGCTTAGTCATGTACTGCAAATGTTCTTTTCATGCAGGGCACTCAAGCACTGGAGAAAAATCAAATTCTTGCACAATTTGGTATTGACTACAATGCATTACCAGCCATTCTTCGCCAGGGTTCCTCTGTTTTCAGcgtaaaggtttttttttttttttttttcacattggAACCCCCAATACTGTTTCTTAATCATAACCTGTGTAACTGCTCCAAGCTAATAATTAGTTCCATAATTCAGATTACTATCTGTGATTAAAAATTGATTCGGAAGAATATTTGTTGTTTCACATTTGCTTCTTTATGTTGGCATGATGACCAAGTTTTCATTTATTGACTTGTCAATTGGAATTGTCACTAGTTTAATTGGAGAATAATATGCTGATCTTATGCATATGAACGCCCTGAAGTGGTTCTTAAAGGTGGATTTAAAACACAAGTGTTCTCCGCTTGTCCAAAGAATATAGTCACCTTTTGCATATTATCCATATCATTGTGCTTCCCTTTATGGGCAATATTGCGACATCCTATTAATGTGTtcttttaacttttttattttccttctttttccCTCTATTCATTCTTTATTATTCACTTTTTCCTATTATATTAActtgttccttttttttttatattgtttGAAAAATTGTAGTTTTATTTTGCCTTCATTCATGACAAGGATGATTTCCTGAAACTTGGAATGCCAACTGCAAGAAACCAAAGGATGTAATATCTTTGGTGATTCTAGATTTTGACATGTTCTTTAATACTCAAAAGATGTCTGAAATTGTTTTACAATATTTGACAATTAGAGTATAGGTTATTATTATGCTATGTATTATTCGATCCtactaataatataatatttcctGTTATTTTCAGTTCTTGAAGCTCAGATTTTGTTTTTTATGCAGGAGGATGTTGTGATACATGAGTATGGATCATCTGTTGAAAAACTACGAAATAAGGTAATCGTAGAATATTGTAATATAATTGAGCAGAGTTTTTGGGAAGCACACCCAGGCATCCTTGATTAGAGGCCCCAGACACCAGCAACAACGTTTTTGTTCGCCTTGAATGTTGCCTTAGGGCTGAAATATTGGGAATGTTTAGTTTTATTATTTGAACATTATTTTTTTGATATAGTATAAAATTTGCTTTGTTGTCAAATACATTTCTTCTATCCCCTTTTAAGCCAAATGAGGCCGAAATCTCTCTTTTCAATCATTCCTTACATTTGATAGTAATCCTTCCCAAtcatattttgtttttctttgcgtAAGCTTGAGCACGGATGTGCAACAAAGTTGCTTTACTAGGCATAACCATCTCCAGATTTGAATATAGTACCTTTTGTCTAGAATTTATTACTTGAGCATAGAAGTTTATGcatatatatttaaacaaaatattAGATTCGACTCAATGGCTAAATAGTAAAATATCTGCCTTGCGCAAAAGATTCGATCTTGTTTGTGGGCTATCGGTTTGGAAGATGTATGGCTAAGCATCCTTAGCTTGGTGAAAGCTATTTATTTCACCTTGAAATCACCTTCAGCAGACAATTGCACACATTGAGAGAGGATACTCTCTGGACTCTAGCCACAAGACTCTTACTGCAATTCCCCATCCAAACCTGCAACACCATAGGATTCATAGAGACCCCAAAAGTTAGTAACATGATCAACCACTACATTTTTCACCTCCTCCCATCCATTAAGCCCACCTTCGATCTTCGCTTTGTAGTCTCTATACCTTGATAATTCTCACCCTTAACAGCAAAAATCTTCCTATCATTTTCCACCATACGAGGCACGAATGCCTGTGAACCAGAAGCCTTTATCATTTATTATGAGAATACCACAAGGCAGATGGCACCAAAATGGACATGAACATATACTTGATAAGCTCAGTGAAATAGAGAAGGATATAGAGGAATTTCTACAAATTTGGCAGCACATAGTAGTATGTATACAAGTGTTGCTATTCTGACTCAAACAAGTCCATAAAAAGGGAACTGTACTGGGCCATTACCTAGCACAAAATGAAACTGGTTTCCAAATTCAAGTTGAAAGTTACAGTGCTCACAAGTCAATGTTGATGGCTCAGGTAAAAGTAGAAAATCTACCATGCTGCCTAAGTTATAGAAAACAAACAGAAACTTGTCTTCTTCATTGTGTTTGGGTCATTCTGACATCACTTGGCATTCTTTTATTGACCCTTTGCTTAGTTCCACTAACCAGTTTCCAGAATCAACAAACGGCAGCATAATAACAATCATAAACACGTTTCTTTCCAGCAGGATTAGCAGACCTGAATCGAATATCGAATCAAATCCTAGGAAGGAATGAATGTCAAGAAAAAAGAGCAAAAGGAAGAAACAAAAAAGAAAACAAGAACACAGCAAAGTGTTGTTcagaataaaataataaaacaaacaaAAAAGGAATGGATTGGCTAATGGCTTGTGGGTTGGGTCCATTTTGGGGTCTCAAACAAGAACGTCATTATAATAATAAACAATAACAATTTGGTTGTAACTCCATGATttcaaactaaagaaatgaaatttggTTGTAGATAGGTCTGTTTCAATGCATAATACAGGGTCCAGAACAGGCAAAGAGCACAAGcaaaacaaaataataataatttttaattagaaaACAGAGTTAGCCGGCTGTTGGCAATTAAAATTCATCCCCAATCACAATCCGCTAGTTCTCTCTCCCAACCTTATTTGCAGACCTCAACCAAACCGTGACATACAAGAAAATAAGTTAAATGACTAAAAACAAAGAAGAGgcatagtctctatttctcaTGCTTGTCTGTAGCCTGAAAATGGGTTAAAAAAAAAACATCAAATCCTCCAAATGAACAGCACCCCTAAACCTTAAAATATGCTCTCTGCCGTCTCCTTTCAAAATTTGCAGCTAACCCTCTCATTTTTTTAAGCACACAAGTCTAGTGGTTCCATCCTTTATGTTTTTGGTCAAAGAACAAGCATAAATCATACTCGTATCTCTCAGTTTTCTCTCTCACGCTCAAAACACATTTTCAGGCACAAAATGACTCTTGAAGAACCAGAACCAAACCTCATCTCAGATCATGTATTGGATTGGTTAGAAGATTCAGTATCTTTCCTGCCTGCCTTCTTGGATGATTCTTACAACTCCCCTGATATAAATAGCTATCAATGGTGGAATCAAACTGAAGAAATTTGCCAAGATCCAATTAACACTAATACTAATCTCAGCAGCACCACCTTCAATGCAGATTCCACCAGCCTTATAGGAGCAAGTAATCCCACCTCTTCCAATCATCAACAACCTTCCAATTCTTCTAGGAAACGGGAAGCTCCCGATGACCCAGTTCCTAAAACATCCCAGAATCATCATCAGAGAAAGAAACAGAATGAAGATCAAGATGGTGACGTGGTGGCAGGGAAAAGATCAAATGGGAACAAGAAAGGAAATAGTAAAAGCACAGGAAATAATGGGAATAGCGGCAAGAACAAGGAAGGAAGATGGGCAGAGCAATTGCTTAACCCTTGTGCAGCTGCTATCACTACTGGAAACTTGTCGCGTGTTCAACACCTTCTTTATGTTCTCCATGAGCTTGCTTCATCCAGCGGAGATGCTAACCACCGGCTGGCGTTTTATGGTCTTCGAGCTCTGACTCACCACCTATCATCTTCAGAAACCTCTGCCTATGTAGGGCCTATATCATTTGCTTACACAGAGCCAAGGTTTTTTCAACGATCTCTAATCAAATTCTATGAGGTTAGTCCTTGGTTTGCCTTTCCTAATAACATTGCAAATTCTTCAATCCTTCAAATTCTTGCTCAAGAACTAGATCACAAGCGCACTCTTCATATTCTTGATATTGGGGTCTCCCACGGTGTGCAATGGCCCACGCTTCTTGAGGCCTTAACTCGGCGACCTGGAGGACCTCCTCCTCAGGTACGCATCACA contains:
- the LOC110664462 gene encoding tRNA(His) guanylyltransferase 2 isoform X6, which encodes MANSKYEYVKSFEANDEVMFPNLIVVRIDGRDFRRFSEVHEFERPNDEKALNLMNACAISVLEEYPDIVFSYGFSDEYSFVFKKTTKFYQRRASKILSLIVSFFSSIYATKWKEFFPMKDMRYPPTFNGRVICCATIEVLQEYLAWRQNDCHANNQYNTCLWKLVESGKTEKEAQEILKGTQKQEKNELLFQEFGVNYKKLPEMFRQGSCVFMTQEEDIAKYSENGTPVKRLRRKARILHSENIAGRSFWNVHQNLLKQLELMDAIFTVAVLEEFQDVIFSYGVSDEYSFVLKKDSKFLQRQARKNSSILPPLMEGLYAIHHLRFFEIILLGDKLIIAGHINNQYNTCFWALVKSGKSKSDAQNTLKGTQALEKNQILAQFGIDYNALPAILRQGSSVFSVKEDVVIHEYGSSVEKLRNKVIVEYCNIIEQSFWEAHPGILD
- the LOC110664462 gene encoding tRNA(His) guanylyltransferase 1 isoform X4, whose product is MANSKYEYVKSFEANDEVMFPNLIVVRIDGRDFRRFSEVHEFERPNDEKALNLMNACAISVLEEYPDIVFSYGFSDEYSFVFKKTTKFYQRRASKILSLIVSFFSSIYATKWKEFFPMKDMRYPPTFNGRVICCATIEVLQEYLAWRQNDCHANNQYNTCLWKLVESGKTEKEAQEILKGTQKQEKNELLFQEFGVNYKKLPEMFRQGSCVFMTQEEDIAKYSENGTPVKRLRRKARILHSENIAGRSFWNVHQNLLKQLELMDAIFTVAVLEEFQDVIFSYGVSDEYSFVLKKDSKFLQRQASGIVSAIVSFFSSMYVMNWKSFFPQKELKYTPSFDGRAICYPSSEILRDYLAWRQVDCHINNQYNTCFWALVKSGKSKSDAQNTLKGTQALEKNQILAQFGIDYNALPAILRQGSSVFSVKEDVVIHEYGSSVEKLRNKVIVEYCNIIEQSFWEAHPGILD
- the LOC110664462 gene encoding tRNA(His) guanylyltransferase 1 isoform X5, which translates into the protein MANSKYEYVKSFEANDEVMFPNLIVVRIDGRDFRRFSEVHEFERPNDEKALNLMNACAISVLEEYPDIVFSYGFSDEYSFVFKKTTKFYQRRASKILSLIVSFFSSIYATKWKEFFPMKDMRYPPTFNGRVICCATIEVLQEYLAWRQNDCHANNQYNTCLWKLVESGKTEKEAQEILKGTQKQEKNELLFQEFGVNYKKLPEMFRQGSCVFMTQEEDIAKYSENGTPVKRLRRKARILHSENIAGRSFWNVHQNLLKQLVAVLEEFQDVIFSYGVSDEYSFVLKKDSKFLQRQASGIVSAIVSFFSSMYVMNWKSFFPQKELKYTPSFDGRAICYPSSEILRDYLAWRQVDCHINNQYNTCFWALVKSGKSKSDAQNTLKGTQALEKNQILAQFGIDYNALPAILRQGSSVFSVKEDVVIHEYGSSVEKLRNKVIVEYCNIIEQSFWEAHPGILD
- the LOC110664462 gene encoding tRNA(His) guanylyltransferase 1 isoform X7; amino-acid sequence: MANSKYEYVKSFEANDEVMFPNLIVVRIDGRDFRRFSEVHEFERPNDEKALNLMNACAISVLEEYPDIVFSYGFSDEYSFVFKKTTKFYQRRASKILSLIVSFFSSIYATKWKEFFPMKDMRYPPTFNGRVICCATIEVLQEYLAWRQNDCHANNQYNTCLWKLVESGKTEKEAQEILKGTQKQEKNELLFQEFGVNYKKLPEMFRQGSCVFMTQEEDIAKYSENGTPVKRLRRKARILHSENIAGRSFWNVHQNLLKQLGCFAEDIGKINPDYIRSFLFENKLMPSTWIVIRIDGCHFHRFCDVHAFEKPNDVQALNLMNSCAVAVLEEFQDVIFSYGVSDEYSFVLKKDSKFLQRQASGIVSAIVSFFSSMYVMNWKSFFPQKELKYTPSFDGRAICYPSSEILRDYLAWRQVDYCRPHQQSIQYLFLGTC
- the LOC110664462 gene encoding tRNA(His) guanylyltransferase 1 isoform X1; its protein translation is MANSKYEYVKSFEANDEVMFPNLIVVRIDGRDFRRFSEVHEFERPNDEKALNLMNACAISVLEEYPDIVFSYGFSDEYSFVFKKTTKFYQRRASKILSLIVSFFSSIYATKWKEFFPMKDMRYPPTFNGRVICCATIEVLQEYLAWRQNDCHANNQYNTCLWKLVESGKTEKEAQEILKGTQKQEKNELLFQEFGVNYKKLPEMFRQGSCVFMTQEEDIAKYSENGTPVKRLRRKARILHSENIAGRSFWNVHQNLLKQLGCFAEDIGKINPDYIRSFLFENKLMPSTWIVIRIDGCHFHRFCDVHAFEKPNDVQALNLMNSCAVAVLEEFQDVIFSYGVSDEYSFVLKKDSKFLQRQASGIVSAIVSFFSSMYVMNWKSFFPQKELKYTPSFDGRAICYPSSEILRDYLAWRQVDCHINNQYNTCFWALVKSGKSKSDAQNTLKGTQALEKNQILAQFGIDYNALPAILRQGSSVFSVKEDVVIHEYGSSVEKLRNKVIVEYCNIIEQSFWEAHPGILD
- the LOC110664462 gene encoding tRNA(His) guanylyltransferase 1 isoform X3, coding for MANSKYEYVKSFEANDEVMFPNLIVVRIDGRDFRRFSEVHEFERPNDEKALNLMNACAISVLEEYPDIVFSYGFSDEYSFVFKKTTKFYQRRASKILSLIVSFFSSIYATKWKEFFPMKDMRYPPTFNGRVICCATIEVLQEYLAWRQNDCHANNQYNTCLWKLVESGKTEKEAQEILKGTQKQEKNELLFQEFGVNYKKLPEMFRQGSCVFMTQEEDIAKYSENGTPVKRLRRKARILHSENIAGRSFWNVHQNLLKQLGCFAEDIGKINPDYIRSFLFENKLMPSTWIVIRIDGCHFHRFCDVHAFEKPNDVQALNLMNSCAVAVLEEFQDVIFSYGVSDEYSFVLKKDSKFLQRQARKNSSILPPLMEGLYAIHHLRFFEIILLGDKLIIAGHINNQYNTCFWALVKSGKSKSDAQNTLKGTQALEKNQILAQFGIDYNALPAILRQGSSVFSVKEDVVIHEYGSSVEKLRNKVIVEYCNIIEQSFWEAHPGILD
- the LOC110664462 gene encoding tRNA(His) guanylyltransferase 1 isoform X2, with the protein product MANSKYEYVKSFEANDEVMFPNLIVVRIDGRDFRRFSEVHEFERPNDEKALNLMNACAISVLEEYPDIVFSYGFSDEYSFVFKKTTKFYQRRASKILSLIVSFFSSIYATKWKEFFPMKDMRYPPTFNGRVICCATIEVLQEYLAWRQNDCHANNQYNTCLWKLVESGKTEKEAQEILKGTQKQEKNELLFQEFGVNYKKLPEMFRQGSCVFMTQEEDIAKYSENGTPVKRLRRKARILHSENIAGRSFWNVHQNLLKQLGCFAEDIGKINPDYIRSFLFENKLMPSTWIVIRIDGCHFHRFCDVHAFEKPNDVQALNLMNSCAVAVLEEFQDVIFSYGVSDEYSFVLKKDSKFLQRQASGIVSAIVSFFSSMYVMNWKSFFPQKELKYTPSFDGRAICYPSSEILRDYLAWRQVDCHINNQYNTCFWALVKSGKSKSDAQNTLKGTQALEKNQILAQFGIDYNALPAILRQGSSVFSEDVVIHEYGSSVEKLRNKVIVEYCNIIEQSFWEAHPGILD
- the LOC110664506 gene encoding protein NODULATION SIGNALING PATHWAY 1-like, producing MTLEEPEPNLISDHVLDWLEDSVSFLPAFLDDSYNSPDINSYQWWNQTEEICQDPINTNTNLSSTTFNADSTSLIGASNPTSSNHQQPSNSSRKREAPDDPVPKTSQNHHQRKKQNEDQDGDVVAGKRSNGNKKGNSKSTGNNGNSGKNKEGRWAEQLLNPCAAAITTGNLSRVQHLLYVLHELASSSGDANHRLAFYGLRALTHHLSSSETSAYVGPISFAYTEPRFFQRSLIKFYEVSPWFAFPNNIANSSILQILAQELDHKRTLHILDIGVSHGVQWPTLLEALTRRPGGPPPQVRITVITATVEDDQNTETPFSVGPPGDNFPPRLLSFAKSMNINLQINRLDNHLLQNLNGKIINTDPEENLIVCAQFRLHRLNHNTPDERTEFLRVLRNLDPKGVILSENNTDCSCSSCGHFATGFSRRVDYLWKFLDSTSSAFKGRETEERRVMEGEAAKALTNRGEMNEGKEKWCERMRGVGFVGEVFGEDVIDGGRALLRKYDNNWEMRIEEKDECVGLCWKGQPVSFCSLWKSGMNIKGKL